One window of the Megalops cyprinoides isolate fMegCyp1 chromosome 2, fMegCyp1.pri, whole genome shotgun sequence genome contains the following:
- the LOC118772982 gene encoding complement factor H-like, translating into MFAIRYFFLVLWICFTAVVKAQNEKTCPRPALDNGYLIPDKQYYDKGSSIHYACNPGYKSSNVGWWGELTCEYGVWSAVPQCIATGQPCTAPPRVEHAVITARYQCEYGHLSRVQYKCDEKYRMKGEEEVICSDGTWSTSPQCLHYCDVPTLSNGVILRQQNTYRSDEKLQFLCYFPFMPTNDGSVTCKNGQWDGPVECRPSKCGKPEVQINNAELKPSLTEIFENGSRVEYQCKATFIPKGETIAICKYGQWEYPYCVQNDYCELPTLSHGAILTKHEPYRNDEKLQFKCYAPYMPTNDGSVTCKNGQWDGPVECRARNVPCGPPPVPDHGDIKEKKMEGGVIKQVTYQCQRNYKLKESTPVKCQQGQWTPTPICLSPCVIVNIDPRYNLAQPTQTIYIEEGKEEKLRCKRDYYYRPGWNYYYEAPASCRNGQVQFKACEQY; encoded by the exons ATGTTTGCTATTAGATATTTCTTTCTTGTATTATGGATCTGCTTTACTGCTGTGGTCAAGGCACAGAATG AAAAAACATGCCCAAGACCTGCTTTGGATAATGGATATCTCATACCTGACAAACAATATTATGATAAAGGTTCTTCCATTCATTACGCTTGCAATCCAGGTTATAAATCTTCAAACGTGGGATGGTGGGGAGAATTGACATGCGAATATGGTGTGTGGTCAGctgtcccacagtgcattg CAACTGGTCAACCATGCACTGCTCCTCCTCGCGTAGAACACGCAGTAATTACAGCAAGATATCAGTGTGAATATGGTCATCTTTCTAGAGTGCAATACAAATGTGACGAAAAGTACAGGATGAAGGGGGAAGAAGAAGTTATCTGCTCTGATGGAACTTGGAGCACCAGTCCACAATGCTTGC aTTACTGTGATGTACCTACACTATCAAATGGGGTCATTTTAAGGcagcaaaacacatacagaagTGATGAAAAACTACAGTTTCTGTGCTATTTTCCATTCATGCCAACAAATGATGGCAGTGTCACTTGCAAGAATGGACAGTGGGATGGACCAGTGGAATGTAGAC CGTCAAAATGTGGAAAGCCAGAGGTCCAAATCAACAATGCAGAGCTTAAGCCTTCCCTgacagaaatatttgaaaatggatCAAGAGTGGAATATCAATGTAAGGCAACATTTATCCCCAAAGGTGAAACCATAGCAATATGTAAATATGGACAGTGGGAATATCCATATTGTGTTC AAAATGATTACTGTGAACTACCTACACTGTCACATGGGGCAATCTTAACCAAACACGAACCATACAGGAATGATGAAAAACTACAGTTTAAGTGCTATGCTCCATACATGCCAACAAATGATGGCAGTGTCACTTGCAAGAATGGACAGTGGGATGGACCAGTGGAATGCAGAG CTCGAAATGTACCATGCGGACCACCACCAGTACCGGACCATGGagatataaaagaaaaaaagatggaagGTGGTGTAATTAAACAGGTCACCTATCAGTGTCAAAGAAATTATAAGCTGAAAGAATCAACCCCAGTAAAATGCCAGCAGGGACAATGGACACCAACTCCGATATGTTTAA gtCCTTGTGTGATAGTAAATATTGACCCAAGGTATAACCTTGCACAGCCAACTCAAACAATATATATtgaagaggggaaagaggagaaactTCGTTGCAAAAGAGATTATTATTATAGGCCTGGTTGGAATTATTACTACGAAGCACCTGCAAGTTGCCGTAATGGACAAGTACAATTCAAAGCAT GTGAACAATACTGA